CTTTCTAATTTGACTTCCGGTATTCAAATCGCTGGTCCTAGTTCCAAAGGAGGGGCTGATATTCAGCCTGTACAAATTGATGAGCATGTGAGTTTTAACGATATAGGTGGTCTCTCTGGATATATTGATGCTCTGAAGGAAATGGTGTTCTTCCCTCTTTTATATCCAGACTTTTTTGCAAGCTACAATATTACCCCGCCCAGGGGAGTCTTGCTATGTGGTCCTCCTGGCACAGGGAAAACATTGATTGCAAGAGCATTGGCTTGTGCTGCTTCAAAAGCAGGGCAGAAAGTAAGTTTTTATATGAGAAAGGGTGCTGATGTGCTGAGCAAATGGGTTGGTGAAGCTGAAAGACAATTGAAACTGTTATTTGAAGAAGCTCAAAAAAATCAGCCTTCAATAATTTTCTTTGATGAGATAGACGGGCTTGCTCCTGTTCGATCCAGTAAACAAGAGCAAATTCATAATTCTATTGTCTCAACTTTACTAGCCTTAATGGATGGCCTAGATTCTCGTGGACAAGTAGTCTTGATTGGAGCGACCAACAGGGTTGATGCCATCGATGGAGCCTTGAGGCGCCCTGGGAGATTTGATCGTGAGTTCAATTTCCCCTTACCTGGCTGTGAAGCGCGAGCTGAAATATTGGACATTCATACTCGTAAATGGAAGCAACCTCCTTCAATGGAGCTAAAGTTGGAGCTTGCAGCCAGTTGTGTGGGATACTGTGGAGCAGATTTAAAGGCTTTATGTACTGAAGCTGCCATTCGTGCCTTTCGTGAAAGATATCCACAGGTTTACACAAGCGATGATAAGTTCTTGATTGACATTGATTCAGTAAGGGTGGATAAGTATCACTTTGTCGAAGCGATGTCCACAATCACTCCTGCTGCTCATAGAGGCTCCATTGTGAACTCTAGGCCCCTATCGCCTGTTGTGGCATCCTGTTTACAAAGACATCTTCAGAAAGTCATGAGTTCTATTTCTGACATTTTCCCTGCTGTAACAGTTTCATCAGAAGTCACCAAGCTTTCTATGCTTTCCTATGGCTCTGCAATTTCCCTTGTCTATCGACCTAAGCTTTTACTTTGCGGCGATGATGGTGTTGGACTGGTAAATGTTTTGATTCCTTCTTCTTATAGATCATTAATGTATCTTGCTCTTAACTAAGCGTACTTACCGCACTAGTTTTACAGGATCATATAGGGCCTGCAGTTTTACATGAACTAGAGAAATTTCCAGTGCATTCTCTTGCATTGCCTTCTTTACTTTCTGATCCTGGGGCCAAAACTCCCGAGGAAGCACTGGTGCACGTTTTTGGTGAAGCTAGAAGAACTATGCCCTCAATACTTTATCTGCCTCAATTTCACTTGTGGTGGGAGAGTGTGAGTGGatgttgatttatgtttctgttTTAGGCTACtgttcaattttttttgttcAGGATCTTATGGGTAAAaaatttttgtattttgtttaGGCTCACGATCTACTTAGGGCTGTACTTCGATCGCTGATGGAAGAATTACCGTCAGACTTGCCTGTATTACTGTTTGGAACATCCTCAACGTCACTTGCTGAGATATGCGATAGTTCATCCTCAATATTCTCTGAACGCAATGTGTATGTATTTTGAAAAATCGCTTCGCAACATCTCAGTTGTATCAAGTCTTTTGTGAAGTTCAGCTGTTCTTTTTTTCCTCTTTCCTACTATATGATTTGGTAATAGTTTTATTCATTTTAACATCAGGAACTTCCTTGTGACTTTTCCTTTGCTACACACCCATTTTTCTCGCCCACccaaaaagaaatattttttaaaaaaaaggacTCACCTCTGTATTAAGAGCTTGCATCTTGGTTTTTCTACTCATCTTCATGGCCTTGTTCAATTAATCTCGTCTCTCCCTAGGTATTGGAATAGCTGAATTCCAGGAATCCAATGGTCAGGAATTTACTTAAATTGGTGGCGGGGAAGATTGGAACTTCCTTTGTGTTAAGTAGCATTTTTGCTTTGGTTAAAATTCAGAAAGTCAAAAAAAGCCTCTTTTGGGACAGATGAATACTTTTTTCTGTATGATGAAGTTTGAAGAACTGTCTTGAGGCTTTTATATACTTCTTTTtgtgtttatactgagattgcTTGTTTGTCCCTGGactgtgttttttttaaaaaaaaccattGATCAACACAAAAATAATGGATTCTTATCGTTCCAGATTATCATCTCTTCTTCTAACTTGAAATCTCtactatatttttaaattaaactcCAATTTGATATAATTTCCTTTCCTTTCTGACAGTTTGCATTTAACGGCACCATCTTCCGAAGACAGATCTCTGTTCTTTGATCGGCTCATTGAAGCTGCATTGTCAGTTGAATCTGAGGATGTAATAAAAGATTCTCTTAGATCCGAGGGTCTTCCTGAACTTGTGAAAGCACCAAAAGTCGATGCTGGACCAAAGGCCTCTGAATTGAGAGCAAAAGCTGAAACTCAGGGACATGCACTTCGTCGACTGCGCATGTGCTTTCGTGATGTTTGCAATCGGTTAGTTTCCATTTTTACTTGATCTCAATGGTTTGTATCTATGGCATGTTGATTTGCATGCATCAACTTCGCGTCCTATGTGCAATATAGTTGATATTGACGTTCTGTTTAACTCTGTGTTGGTTTAGAAGTGGTATAATATATTATGGCCCAAAAGTTGAATCAACTTGATCAGTATACTGCTCGTATCTTTGTTTACTGAGCTTCATCTCTGTAATTTTCTGGCAAGAATACGTAGACATTCTTGAAGTGATTTAGTAataatttgaaacttcaatTTCTTATTATAACGTTCCACTCCATTTATCATGAAATTAAGACTCCGTATGTGAATTTGTTATTAATATCAATTTCATGTGTACGCTATATTGGCTGCATCATCAAGTATGATTGTATAATGTGGCCATTATTTactatattttcttttgttgttGCCTCTCTTTCTGTGTCTGATTTATATCTGCAGTTGATACAATTCTCTCTAAAACCAGCTGTGATTCAAGGTTGAATAGGCTTTTCATGTTCTCATAGTTGTGGCTTCTTAAATATTTCTTCCTCTTCTTTATAGGATACTATATGATAAGCGCTTTAGTGTCTTCCATTATCCGGTGATGGATGAAGATGCACCAAATTATCGTGCAATAATCCAGAATCCCATGGACATGGCCACTTTGCTGCAGCATGTTGACAGTGGAAAATATATCACTTGTAAAGCCTTCCTTGAGGATTTCGATCTCATTTTAACTAATGCCAAGGTGTGCGACCAATGATATTGATCTTGAAACTTTAGGTTTCTCTTGAGTTGGTATTGTTTCCAGGGCTTCCTTCAGGTGTACCCAACCTTATTTATAAAAGTTTGGCATATATTTGTTCCTTGTTTTGAAACAGTTCATTATTTTGTGAAATGCTGGTCGAAAAGTCTGTGAACCAATTTACCTGTTTAATTTTGCAAGATTTCCTGCTCTCTCCGTTTGTTAGTTTTACCTTGTCAATAAATAGAACTGAACCTGTTCTTATGTTTTCTGTTGCTCTGATTAGAAATACAATGGAGATGATTACAATGGGGCAAGGATTGTCAGCAGAGCTCATGAACTTCGAGATGCAGTATGCTCATCTACCACTCACTCCTTTAATTTTCTCTATGGAGGTTCAAGTCATTATCTTAAAGAAGAAGCATTTCATTTTTCAGGTGCATGGTATGCTATCCCAGATGGACCCCTCCCTGGTTGCATTTTGTGACAAAATCGCTGATGAAGGAGGTCCCATCTCCCTGCCTGATGATACAGGGGAAGCTGCACTCCCACAAACTCCGGTTGTCCAGATGACGGCTGTGACTAGGGCTAGTGCACGTCTTCGTAATGTCCAGCCTGAAGTTAATCTAGATCAAGGCTATGAAGGGTTCAAAAGACCTAAAAAACATATAGATGCATCTCATGCAGGTTCCATTCCTTTCCCTATAATTTTGGAACTTGGTGGCCATTTTTCctcaacttttctccactattTGGCGTATCAGTTGATCCTGAAACGCTAACATAATTACTGTATTTTTCATCATTTTGTTCTTTTTAGTTCCAATTCATGTTATTTTCAACTACTACTTCAGTAAAACTCATCCCAGCTACAATTTTCACTTTGCATAGATTTCAAAGACTATTATGTGAAATTTTTCTTCACAAAAGATGTGCCTTGGACTAATTTATAAGTGTGTGCGGGTATTTGATTTTCCTTTTAGGAACTTACTGTtctttgttttattttcttCACATGCGTGATATTGGGACCTCGTTGGCACAATGTTTTGGTAGCAGAAGAGGAATCACAGCTTGACTCGGCTTCACCAAAATCGTCGCAAAATACTGAAGTGAATGGAATAGTTCAGCACCAACATCAAAATTCAGTTGCAGATGGCAACCTGCATGAAAGTATTGATTGCGACGCTGGAGATGTCTCCCAGGACATTTCCATGACTGATGGAGAGATTTCCTATCGAATCGAGTCAATCAAGAATCTGCTTGTGGTGCGGTCAAAAGATTACAGCATTCCACAGCTTGAGAGACTTTACACTCACGTGATTAAAGGTGTTTTTGAAACAAAAAGTAGGGCTAAGGTCGAAGATCTCAAGGCGTCAATTATAAGTTTTTTGTTAAAGTTTGCCGAAGATCCATCTAGGTTTTAGCAATGACCATAAATTTTTCCAACTTTATGAGATTTCAGCctctttattttgaagtttctgaatattttttatttcaaatgcaATCAATACCTCTTACAGTTCTTTACACTTTTGACTGTCCAAGCTCATGAAGTAAACCTGACTCAAATCCAAAGCTCATTCACCTAACTATTATGAGCCCTTCATAGAGCCTTTTCCAGCTTTTCCCACAAATAAGTTATTGTGGCATTTCACTTCTTCGGTGCTAAGCTCTGAGTCGCCTCAATGCGATATAGGCTAATAATCTGTATCCCACAAACATCATCATCAATATGCTTACACTCATTGCAGGATGGATTTGATCTCGAATGTCCTCATCAATAAATTTGCAGGTCGCCCTGTCTTGTCTAGCAGATGAGCAACCAAGGTACGTGGATATCCCTGCCCCGTCTCCATATTGAACATTGATAAGAAGCCTATAGCTGTAGAATGTAGTGGAAACATACTTTATCCATGACATGAAAGACGGTACTTTGTGTACATAGTACCCTCCTGTCAAAACAAATGCCAACATTGTGACAGTGACCACAGTCGAAGCCTGCTTGGCATCCATGATCAGTGCACCTAGTGCAAGGCCGAGCCCCTGAGAAACAAGCACGTAACCAAGCACCACTAGAAGAGTAAGTGCAAAAGCAGATAGTTCAGGCTTTAGCCCAGTCATCCAATATGCTATGGAGAGAATAGTGTGGGGAGGATTAGCTCCATAGGCAAGTCTCCCGTTACCCGGGCTATGAAATAAGATGACAATGTGTACATCCCAGAAGCTCTTTCCTTCGTGAAAATGGCTCGTTCTTGAGGAAAGGCAAACACCGCATTGAAAGAAGGAAAAACTCCCCAGAAAATGGCAATGAAGAAGAGAAGGCCGAGGCGATCTTGAATGTCCCGGTAATCTGAGTGCCACCACATGAAACCTGCTAGTAATGAAGCTGTGATCACTTGAAAAACTCGCATAGAATTGAAGGTTTCAGGCTTTCTTTCCTTGAGATTTCTTTGGAGGAGAATGCTGAATTGATTGAACCATGTGGAAATATGTCTAGTGCAGCCATGATATTTAGTCGTTTCGATCACTCGCTCTTTGGGCACTGTATGTGGGGAATCCATACTAGTGGATTTTGCCCTTGGAGCCAGTAAGTTATTGTAAGAGGATACAAGGACTTGCTTAACATTaggcttttctttctcacttgCACCATCAAGCTGGCATACCCCTACGTTCACAAAAGTGGATTAAACACATGTCAGATAACGTCTTGACAAAAGCCATTTAAATATGCACGATTTAAAAAATTCagatatttgaattttgaaatgcCATGTCGAAGGTCGTCCCCTATCGGAGTCATCCTTAATTTGAAATGCCATTTATGGACGCTATACGTCGGCCATGCAAACAAATTAGCCACAAAAACAAGTTTAAAAGACCCATAAATTATACCAAATGTTATGTTGTTAGTACTAAAATAAAGTTATCTTCAAATAAATGAAATACATGCTTGGAAATACAGCGCACGTTCAAGTGTACATCAACTATTGGGTAAATAATGAGAAATAAGTAGAATAGGGAAGATAATAGAACTTGTCCAATGGTGGCTTTGAAGTGGGGAGTCCACTCAACATTATGCTGCTGATGGATTTGCCTCACCATAAAAAATTTCCAAGTTTATTTTAGTAAAAGAGAACTTCATCTTGCATAAAACCCTTACACGTGTGTTGCTAAAATTTTCAGATGCACGACAACTCAGCAAGATCGAACAAAGAATCATGAGATACTTACTATAAAGTGTCCTGAGGTTATATTGACAGTGAATATAttaaatatcaataatgcagaaTTTGAGAACAAATTCCGTCAATATTCTTGGGATGGAATATTTAATTCATATGCCAAAACCCACTTTTTTAGTCACTAGATGGTATCCTAAGAAAGcaaaattacaaaatttatCATTATCAAAAACGAACTCAATTACTTGTGGGGCAGGCATTTCTCTGAGACCATAGACGTCTCTTTGCCACTGCACAATAATTCTTTTGAAAAAGATCATTTTCATACATAGTACGTCCCGAATCCTAGCTAGATGGCACCCAGTCATTTTGTATGGCATTTCTATGGCAAAGAATATGACATGGATATGCTTTTAATGTTGATACACACTGTCCATTCATTCTGAAGAGAGGAGACACGCCAATACGCATGTCGATCCAAGACAATAAAAAATTGTACTACGGACATGGGAGATGAGGATGCCCGCTTGTCAAGGGAAGCTAGTACAAGATAACTATATTGATATATACAAGTACTCGAGATGTTCTTCTCTAGGAGAACCATAACTTGTCTCTTTCAAACTACAATATATAATGACTGGTCAACTTTTGTATCTCAATAGATAAAGACCaattaaatatttcaaattttggtAAAATGAAGAAAGCTCCCATCCCAAGTCCACTTCAACATAGTCCTTTAAGCATTATTCAAGACAActtttggttttaaaccaatgAATTCAAAGGATATAATCAACTTTAAAGCACATTTTCTCCAATTAATAGTTAGTTTCATTAGGAGAACAGATCCTGAACATGTCATCGATTAACCACAAATTAGCACTGTTTTCTTATCAGAATCTGAACAAATTTCGAAGCAGAAACAATTAATTCTTGATTGAATCCATATCCAGCAAGTTTTGCAAAATCAAGCCACCTATCTGATATAAGAATAATGATGAGTTAATTACTTGAATGAATTAAATCCAAGTAAATTTCAATTTAAgtttatatcaaatcaaacatgttcgataataattataataaatttcaaaatctaaatcaATCCATGCAAACATTAACCAAAGCATGGCCAAGAAGCTCGgcaaagaataaaaaaaatgttccgACTTTTActgcatattatttatgatgtaaTAAGTCATTTATGTTGTGCACATGACATTCCCACCGAAAAGTATCTCCTTTCCATCTCAATTCTCAACCAATTGCGCCATAAAGAATTAAATTTCCAACACCTTTAGTATTTCTATTAAAGAACTGAAATGATTGGGGGCAAGATGGAGGAGATTCCAATATTGGAATGAGAACACGACGTCTAAGGGGGATATATTTCATTTCTTAACTAAAAATTAT
This genomic interval from Primulina eburnea isolate SZY01 chromosome 16, ASM2296580v1, whole genome shotgun sequence contains the following:
- the LOC140817513 gene encoding ATPase family AAA domain-containing protein At1g05910-like; the encoded protein is MYSKRSVQGDGPDSRPVRTSDRLKTRPKFCSRKYLYYTPTTILRTKRKRTKTRTAAAQIAKMLRPGNHPLRSSNPNSSATNLRRSTRKRRVPMSHVEYTDSSGTEDNDLMIPRFHRATKRMNNNSARQDELTPRREGLRPRRGGLGARREVDSREALSMESDEEQSSSEEKMGDDVPENANDMEDADDAEGEDEGAGEDDGEDGEEDGDDEEGEEQEGRRRYDLRNRADVRRLSIEESKRRPSSPRRILHQGMGSKVGRDGRRGGSRVHKRHRMTRADDSDDSLLVDELDQGPPIPWGRGGGRSGAPWLLGGLDLHGMTAWGLNNAASGWVHQNDSLSNLTSGIQIAGPSSKGGADIQPVQIDEHVSFNDIGGLSGYIDALKEMVFFPLLYPDFFASYNITPPRGVLLCGPPGTGKTLIARALACAASKAGQKVSFYMRKGADVLSKWVGEAERQLKLLFEEAQKNQPSIIFFDEIDGLAPVRSSKQEQIHNSIVSTLLALMDGLDSRGQVVLIGATNRVDAIDGALRRPGRFDREFNFPLPGCEARAEILDIHTRKWKQPPSMELKLELAASCVGYCGADLKALCTEAAIRAFRERYPQVYTSDDKFLIDIDSVRVDKYHFVEAMSTITPAAHRGSIVNSRPLSPVVASCLQRHLQKVMSSISDIFPAVTVSSEVTKLSMLSYGSAISLVYRPKLLLCGDDGVGLDHIGPAVLHELEKFPVHSLALPSLLSDPGAKTPEEALVHVFGEARRTMPSILYLPQFHLWWESAHDLLRAVLRSLMEELPSDLPVLLFGTSSTSLAEICDSSSSIFSERNVLHLTAPSSEDRSLFFDRLIEAALSVESEDVIKDSLRSEGLPELVKAPKVDAGPKASELRAKAETQGHALRRLRMCFRDVCNRILYDKRFSVFHYPVMDEDAPNYRAIIQNPMDMATLLQHVDSGKYITCKAFLEDFDLILTNAKKYNGDDYNGARIVSRAHELRDAVHGMLSQMDPSLVAFCDKIADEGGPISLPDDTGEAALPQTPVVQMTAVTRASARLRNVQPEVNLDQGYEGFKRPKKHIDASHAEEESQLDSASPKSSQNTEVNGIVQHQHQNSVADGNLHESIDCDAGDVSQDISMTDGEISYRIESIKNLLVVRSKDYSIPQLERLYTHVIKGVFETKSRAKVEDLKASIISFLLKFAEDPSRF
- the LOC140817514 gene encoding LOW QUALITY PROTEIN: ABC transporter G family member 25-like (The sequence of the model RefSeq protein was modified relative to this genomic sequence to represent the inferred CDS: inserted 1 base in 1 codon; deleted 2 bases in 1 codon; substituted 1 base at 1 genomic stop codon), yielding MRSRARGIRDMFTGVPMPLPDLENSVSAIHHHQEXTILNGVTGWAAPGKILAILGPSGSGKSTLLNALSCRLHHGHGLTGSILYNNRKLSKPVIKKTGFVTQDDVLYLYPHLTVRETLVFCSLLRLSNSVPKKEKISIAESVINEMDLSKCENTIIGNSFIRGISGGERKRVSIAHEMLVDPSLLILDESTSGLDSTAAFRLVTTLVGLAAKGKTVVTSVHQPSSRVYQMFDDLLVWSEGRCIYFGKGTEAMGNFESIGFSPSFPMNPADFLLDIANGVCQLDGASEKEKPNVKQVLVSSYNNLLAPRAKSTSMDSPHTVPKERVIETTKYHGCTRHISTWFNQFSILLQRNLKERKPETFNSMRVFQVITASLLAGFMWWHSDYRDIQDRLGLLFFIAIFWGVFPSFNAVFAFPQERAIFTKERASGMYTLSSYFIARVTGDLPMELILPTLFXSIAYWMTGLKPELSAFALTLLVVLGYVLVSQGLGLALGALIMDAKQASTVVTVTMLAFVLTGGYYVHKVPSFMSWIKYVSTTFYSYRLLINVQYGDGAGISTYLGCSSARQDRATCKFIDEDIRDQIHPAMSVSILMMMFVGYRLLAYIALRRLRA